In Psychrobacter ciconiae, the following are encoded in one genomic region:
- the bamB gene encoding outer membrane protein assembly factor BamB gives MAIVAVMATAVVGCNRGIKPVVHEPTKLVQIANPISVLQPVFGASVDNKKANAKDPLDLQVGYDNGQIVVASRGGELSGFDHNGVRIWSLNVGDSITGGVALDAASQTAIVSTRSGQVMAFDSLTGAKRWQQQLSGTVLSPALISSNRVIVAANDGFLQGLSLQSGQPIWQFATQVPDISVRGTAKPTLLDSKTALFATADGRLHAITVDNGLPIWSRRVGVGVGSSEIERMSDVDGAPIVDNNQLFAISYSGQLIGIDLASKQVLFVNDLASLKSLAVNSRHLVATSLDGRVVAYDRNSGQELWSANDLAYRKLTNPVMIGNYIAVGDLDGVVHLFDPNSGSIVSRVQTKGALSSLQVKNNRLLTQSQSGQVAIWQPLR, from the coding sequence ATGGCAATAGTTGCTGTGATGGCAACGGCAGTGGTTGGCTGTAACCGCGGGATTAAGCCTGTGGTTCATGAGCCTACTAAGCTGGTTCAAATTGCCAATCCTATCAGTGTGCTTCAACCCGTGTTTGGCGCTAGCGTGGATAATAAAAAAGCCAACGCTAAAGACCCGCTTGATTTACAAGTGGGTTATGATAATGGTCAAATCGTCGTCGCCTCGCGTGGTGGCGAATTAAGTGGCTTTGATCATAATGGCGTTCGGATTTGGTCGCTTAACGTGGGCGATAGTATCACAGGCGGTGTGGCGCTTGATGCGGCAAGTCAAACTGCCATTGTGAGTACCCGAAGTGGTCAAGTGATGGCGTTTGATAGCTTAACAGGCGCAAAACGTTGGCAGCAGCAATTATCAGGAACGGTACTGTCGCCGGCGCTGATTAGTAGCAACCGAGTTATCGTTGCCGCCAATGACGGCTTTTTGCAAGGATTGTCCCTGCAATCAGGGCAGCCGATTTGGCAGTTTGCCACCCAAGTTCCAGACATTAGCGTTCGCGGCACGGCAAAGCCTACCTTGCTTGACAGCAAAACTGCACTTTTTGCCACCGCTGACGGCAGGCTTCATGCCATTACCGTGGATAACGGTTTGCCCATTTGGTCGCGCCGTGTGGGCGTCGGAGTTGGTAGCAGCGAAATTGAGCGCATGAGTGATGTTGATGGCGCGCCCATTGTGGATAACAATCAGCTGTTTGCCATTAGTTACAGTGGTCAATTAATTGGCATTGATTTGGCATCAAAACAGGTACTGTTTGTCAATGATCTTGCCAGTCTTAAGTCACTGGCGGTCAATAGCCGTCACTTAGTTGCCACAAGCCTTGATGGTCGCGTGGTGGCTTACGATCGCAATTCAGGGCAAGAGCTTTGGTCAGCTAATGATTTAGCTTATCGCAAGCTGACCAATCCGGTGATGATTGGCAATTATATTGCCGTTGGTGATTTGGATGGCGTGGTTCATTTATTTGATCCAAATTCTGGCAGTATTGTCAGCCGAGTTCAGACAAAAGGCGCGTTGAGCAGTCTTCAGGTAAAAAATAACCGGCTATTGACCCAAAGTCAAAGCGGTCAGGTAGCCATCTGGCAGCCGCTGCGCTAA
- a CDS encoding YfgM family protein, which yields MAQPPISPSADNSMQALKQYGGYIITVILLALAGYFGWTYWQNNHARVDTVAADQYADIRRASDEINLASQNPDLDSEAQAALTKDRETLTGQIDSLVKSHGSSVYAWQALMIKARQQMDKDDFKAAAESLKQALAIDLGDDGLKAITRLRYAEALLASGDNDAAMTEAQSEMPDAFVASQQILLGDIYLAKNDKAAAKKAYENAWAQLTEREESRAVLALKMESLGMTFEPIREKNSLIQEPSADFEALSAESLVESP from the coding sequence ATGGCTCAGCCCCCAATTTCGCCCTCAGCAGACAACTCAATGCAAGCGCTTAAGCAATACGGTGGCTATATTATCACCGTTATTTTATTGGCGCTGGCAGGCTATTTTGGTTGGACGTATTGGCAAAATAACCATGCTCGCGTCGATACCGTCGCTGCTGACCAATACGCTGATATCCGGCGCGCCAGTGACGAGATTAATTTAGCATCACAAAACCCAGACTTGGACAGCGAGGCGCAAGCGGCGCTTACCAAAGACCGCGAGACGCTCACTGGGCAGATTGACAGCTTGGTCAAATCGCATGGCAGCTCGGTTTATGCTTGGCAGGCGCTGATGATTAAAGCGCGGCAGCAAATGGACAAAGATGACTTTAAGGCGGCGGCTGAGTCGCTCAAACAAGCCCTAGCTATCGATTTGGGCGATGACGGTCTTAAAGCCATCACAAGGCTTCGTTACGCCGAGGCACTTTTGGCGTCAGGCGATAATGATGCAGCAATGACAGAGGCGCAATCAGAGATGCCTGATGCGTTTGTAGCCAGCCAGCAAATCTTACTTGGCGATATTTATTTGGCAAAAAATGATAAAGCTGCTGCCAAAAAAGCCTATGAAAATGCTTGGGCGCAGCTTACTGAGCGTGAGGAGTCGCGAGCCGTACTGGCGCTTAAGATGGAAAGCCTTGGCATGACGTTTGAGCCGATTCGTGAGAAAAATAGCTTGATTCAAGAGCCAAGTGCGGATTTTGAGGCCCTAAGTGCTGAAAGCCTTGTTGAGTCACCATAA
- the hisS gene encoding histidine--tRNA ligase yields the protein MIKAIKGFNDILPPQSADWLYLESVLADVLSRFGFEHMRLPIVEQTDLFARAIGGATDIVEKEMYSFKDKSEPPTPLTLRPEGTAGAVRAVIEHNLLRGDTPKLWYMGPMFRYERPQKGRYRQFHQLGVESFGSPLPDADAEVIAMTTLFWQEFGIADHVHLQLNSLGEIDERKAYRDALVAYLTDKQDSLDEDSRRRLTTNPLRILDSKDAKTQELLQGAPKLADFLGEDSREHFEQVKRYLDALGIEYVINPHLVRGLDYYNKTVFEWVTDKLGSQATVCAGGRYDGLIGQLKSMGTGTDSGKAVKSEPAVGFAMGLERLLLLIEAVAPFDAQSSCDVFVVAHPEVFSDAIDYAQTLRINRPDLRVKMASATSLKAQMKKADKSGAKLTVILAQDEIDNQTLSVKDMRSGEQSSKAWDWLFDTQNFAD from the coding sequence ATGATTAAAGCGATTAAAGGGTTCAATGATATTTTGCCGCCACAATCGGCAGATTGGCTGTATTTAGAGTCGGTGCTTGCCGATGTTTTGAGCCGCTTTGGCTTTGAGCACATGCGCTTACCGATCGTTGAGCAGACCGATTTGTTTGCGCGAGCCATCGGCGGGGCAACGGACATTGTCGAAAAAGAAATGTACAGCTTTAAAGACAAGTCTGAGCCGCCAACGCCATTAACCTTGCGACCAGAGGGCACCGCAGGAGCCGTTCGCGCCGTTATCGAGCACAACTTGCTTCGCGGCGATACCCCAAAGCTTTGGTACATGGGACCGATGTTTCGCTATGAGCGCCCACAAAAAGGTCGCTATCGTCAGTTTCACCAGTTGGGCGTGGAAAGCTTTGGTAGTCCGCTGCCGGATGCGGATGCGGAAGTCATTGCCATGACCACGCTATTTTGGCAAGAGTTTGGCATTGCTGATCATGTTCATTTGCAATTAAATTCGCTTGGCGAGATTGACGAGCGTAAAGCTTACCGCGATGCGTTGGTGGCGTATCTGACTGACAAGCAAGACAGTCTTGATGAGGACAGCCGCCGCCGATTAACGACCAATCCGCTACGTATTTTGGACAGTAAAGATGCCAAAACTCAAGAGCTGCTTCAAGGTGCGCCGAAGCTTGCTGACTTTTTAGGTGAAGACAGCCGCGAGCATTTTGAGCAAGTGAAGCGCTATTTGGACGCCTTAGGCATTGAGTATGTCATCAACCCGCATTTGGTTCGCGGCTTGGATTATTACAATAAAACGGTGTTTGAATGGGTGACCGATAAGCTTGGCAGTCAAGCGACCGTTTGCGCCGGTGGTCGTTATGATGGTTTGATCGGTCAGCTAAAATCAATGGGAACGGGTACTGATTCTGGTAAAGCCGTCAAATCTGAGCCTGCCGTCGGATTTGCCATGGGGCTTGAGCGCTTATTACTGCTGATTGAAGCGGTGGCGCCGTTTGATGCCCAATCAAGCTGTGATGTGTTTGTGGTGGCACATCCTGAAGTGTTTAGCGATGCGATCGATTACGCGCAAACGTTGCGGATTAACCGTCCTGATTTGCGCGTTAAAATGGCAAGTGCGACCAGCCTAAAAGCTCAAATGAAAAAGGCAGATAAGTCGGGTGCGAAGCTTACGGTGATTTTGGCGCAAGATGAAATTGACAATCAAACCTTAAGTGTCAAAGACATGCGATCCGGTGAGCAATCAAGCAAAGCTTGGGATTGGCTCTTTGATACTCAAAATTTTGCGGATTAA
- the ispG gene encoding flavodoxin-dependent (E)-4-hydroxy-3-methylbut-2-enyl-diphosphate synthase: protein MTTPSPIKRRPTKKIFVGDVAIGGDAPISVQSMTNTDTCDVAATVAQIERCVAAGADFMRVSTPTMASVEAFGQIRKLVSVPLVADVHFDHKIALAVAEAGADCLRINPGNIGNDAKVREVVACARHHNIPIRIGVNAGSLEKDIQRKYTEPTGEAMLESAMRHIDILDKLNFDQFKISVKASNVFLTLDAYRLISAQIDNPLHLGVTEAGVYRTGTVKSAIALGSLLLDGIGDTMRISLAAEPEEEIKIGFDILKSLNIRSNGVNFIACPSCSRQEFDVIKVMTALEARLEDIREPIDLSVIGCKVNGPGEAKEADIGIVGAAPKSLVYCMGEKSHLIDTNNLVDEIEKMVRNQAEVLAKARENEIIRVK, encoded by the coding sequence ATGACCACGCCATCCCCAATTAAACGCCGCCCGACCAAAAAAATCTTTGTGGGCGATGTCGCAATCGGTGGTGATGCGCCTATCAGCGTTCAAAGTATGACCAACACCGACACTTGCGATGTGGCGGCAACGGTTGCGCAAATTGAGCGCTGCGTGGCGGCAGGGGCAGACTTTATGCGCGTCTCAACCCCAACGATGGCGTCGGTTGAGGCGTTTGGGCAAATCCGTAAATTGGTTAGCGTGCCTTTGGTTGCCGACGTTCATTTTGACCACAAAATTGCCCTAGCCGTTGCCGAGGCAGGCGCGGATTGCTTGCGAATCAACCCTGGTAACATCGGCAATGACGCCAAAGTCCGTGAAGTAGTGGCTTGCGCGCGCCATCATAATATTCCTATCCGGATTGGCGTCAATGCAGGATCACTTGAAAAGGACATTCAGCGCAAATATACCGAGCCTACCGGTGAGGCAATGCTTGAATCCGCCATGCGTCATATTGACATTTTAGACAAGCTGAATTTTGATCAATTTAAAATCTCCGTGAAAGCCAGTAACGTATTTTTAACCCTCGATGCGTATCGCTTAATCTCCGCGCAGATTGATAACCCACTGCATTTAGGGGTCACCGAAGCCGGCGTTTATCGAACCGGAACGGTCAAATCTGCCATTGCCCTTGGCAGCTTATTGCTTGATGGCATTGGCGACACCATGCGCATCTCGTTAGCCGCGGAACCTGAAGAAGAAATTAAAATCGGCTTTGATATTTTAAAATCACTGAATATTCGCTCAAATGGCGTCAACTTTATCGCTTGTCCTAGCTGCTCACGGCAAGAATTTGACGTCATTAAAGTGATGACTGCTTTAGAGGCGCGACTTGAAGACATCCGCGAGCCGATAGACTTGTCGGTGATTGGCTGTAAAGTTAATGGTCCGGGGGAAGCCAAAGAAGCCGATATTGGCATCGTGGGCGCAGCGCCAAAATCATTGGTTTACTGCATGGGCGAAAAAAGTCATCTGATTGATACCAATAATCTGGTTGATGAAATTGAAAAAATGGTTCGCAACCAAGCCGAGGTGCTGGCAAAAGCGCGCGAAAATGAAATTATTCGGGTAAAATAG
- the pilW gene encoding type IV pilus biogenesis/stability protein PilW has translation MRAVFSVGKVRVDKEIIQKKALKLGISVTVCSVLMGCQSVPDTDALGNTRYQTSTQPSNKRNLDKQEIARVRTALAAQYIRENKLDAAQQQLEKAFAADSRYAPAYDMMGVLLQQEGSAINLAKADEYFKKAIALDKDFEQARNNYGVYLSQMKRYSEAAAQFEIAGAALGYDGRIGALENLGRTYLQLNNKAAATKAFIRAMEGNRSSLIAHIELVDLLIEQNRILQAQQLYDETLQLVQDKNSPRLLLQGIKLAAAQKDMVSRQKLSQQLLSAYPLSDEAKKLKGWLANPATATWR, from the coding sequence ATGCGAGCGGTTTTTAGTGTTGGTAAAGTTAGGGTTGATAAAGAAATTATTCAAAAAAAGGCGCTAAAACTTGGAATAAGCGTGACAGTTTGTAGCGTGCTTATGGGCTGTCAAAGCGTTCCAGATACTGACGCCCTTGGTAACACACGCTACCAGACCAGCACCCAACCAAGCAACAAGCGCAATTTGGACAAACAAGAAATTGCTCGCGTTCGTACGGCGTTAGCGGCACAATATATCCGCGAAAATAAGTTGGATGCCGCCCAGCAACAGCTTGAAAAAGCCTTTGCTGCTGATAGCCGATACGCGCCTGCCTATGATATGATGGGCGTGCTGCTTCAGCAAGAAGGCAGCGCGATTAATTTGGCAAAAGCGGATGAGTATTTTAAAAAAGCCATTGCGCTTGACAAAGACTTTGAGCAGGCGCGTAACAATTACGGCGTATATTTGTCACAAATGAAGCGCTATAGTGAGGCGGCGGCGCAGTTTGAAATTGCAGGCGCGGCGCTTGGCTATGATGGTCGAATTGGCGCGCTTGAAAATTTAGGTCGTACCTATTTACAGCTCAATAATAAAGCTGCCGCAACCAAAGCCTTTATCCGCGCGATGGAAGGCAACCGCAGCAGCTTAATTGCGCATATTGAGCTGGTTGATTTGTTGATTGAGCAAAACCGTATTTTGCAAGCCCAGCAGCTTTATGATGAGACTTTGCAATTGGTTCAAGATAAAAATAGCCCGCGGCTGTTATTGCAAGGCATCAAACTTGCGGCGGCGCAAAAAGATATGGTCAGCCGTCAAAAGCTGTCGCAGCAATTGTTATCAGCGTATCCTTTAAGCGATGAAGCCAAAAAGCTCAAAGGTTGGCTTGCAAACCCAGCAACTGCAACATGGCGCTAA
- the rlmN gene encoding 23S rRNA (adenine(2503)-C(2))-methyltransferase RlmN: MSANRKPEMFTPTAIAMVDEAVAKTNLLGMTELQLGEFFKSIGEKPFRATQVMKWIYQFGVTDFEQMTNLSKALRSKLSAHACVTPPKVVHRKYSEDGTRKWVFEVAGGSLVETVLIPAEDNKANGRKTLCISSQVGCALDCSFCSTGKQGFERDLNAAEIIGQLWVANASYMSDDSGDLAGIDHSTWENQVTNVVMMGMGEPLLNYQPVVSAMTIMLSDHAYGLSKRRVTLSTSGVVPKMYELAKDIDVALAISLHAPNDELRNELVPINKKYPLKELMAAAKNYVCDVNPRHKKHVTIEYVMLGGVNDSDEHARQLVALLKDLPSKINLIPFNPFPHAPYQRSSNNRIHAFSNILNQAGFVCTVRQTRGDDIDAACGQLVGQVADKTRRSANWQKSVQQKANQQQNGVGA, translated from the coding sequence ATGTCAGCAAACCGCAAGCCTGAAATGTTTACCCCAACTGCCATTGCGATGGTTGATGAAGCGGTTGCCAAGACCAATCTACTTGGGATGACTGAGCTGCAGTTGGGTGAGTTTTTTAAAAGCATTGGTGAAAAGCCGTTTCGGGCAACGCAGGTAATGAAGTGGATTTACCAGTTTGGTGTCACCGACTTTGAGCAAATGACCAATTTAAGCAAAGCACTTCGGTCAAAGCTTAGTGCTCATGCTTGCGTGACGCCGCCAAAAGTCGTTCACCGCAAATATAGCGAAGATGGCACGCGAAAATGGGTCTTTGAAGTGGCAGGCGGGTCACTGGTTGAAACCGTTTTGATTCCGGCAGAAGACAATAAAGCCAATGGTCGCAAAACGCTTTGTATCTCCTCACAAGTGGGCTGCGCGCTTGATTGCAGCTTTTGTAGTACCGGCAAACAAGGCTTTGAGCGCGATTTGAACGCCGCTGAAATTATCGGTCAGCTTTGGGTTGCCAACGCGTCTTATATGAGTGATGATAGTGGGGATTTAGCAGGTATCGACCACAGCACTTGGGAAAATCAGGTGACCAACGTGGTGATGATGGGGATGGGCGAGCCGCTGCTGAACTATCAGCCGGTGGTAAGTGCGATGACGATTATGTTAAGCGACCACGCTTATGGGCTCTCCAAGCGCCGCGTGACGTTGTCGACCTCGGGCGTTGTGCCAAAAATGTATGAGTTGGCAAAAGATATTGATGTAGCGCTTGCGATATCCTTGCACGCGCCAAACGATGAGCTTCGTAATGAGCTGGTTCCCATTAACAAAAAGTATCCGCTAAAAGAGTTGATGGCAGCTGCCAAAAACTACGTTTGCGACGTCAATCCGCGCCATAAAAAACACGTGACCATTGAATATGTCATGCTGGGCGGCGTCAATGACAGCGATGAGCATGCTCGGCAGTTGGTGGCACTACTTAAAGATTTGCCTAGTAAAATCAATTTAATCCCGTTTAACCCGTTCCCACACGCGCCGTATCAGCGCTCAAGCAATAACCGAATTCATGCCTTTAGCAATATCTTAAACCAAGCCGGCTTTGTTTGTACGGTTCGACAAACGCGCGGTGATGACATTGACGCCGCTTGCGGTCAATTGGTCGGTCAAGTAGCAGACAAAACGCGGCGCTCGGCAAACTGGCAAAAGTCTGTTCAACAAAAAGCCAATCAGCAGCAAAATGGCGTTGGCGCTTAA
- the ndk gene encoding nucleoside-diphosphate kinase — protein sequence MAIERTLSIIKPDAVGGNHIGEIYDRFEKAGLNIIAAKMIQLDDEKAGGFYAEHAERPFYNDLKSFMTSGPVLVSVLEGENAIAKHREIMGATNPADADKGTIRADFASSIDENAVHGSDSADSAKREISYFFNDDEVCPRKR from the coding sequence ATGGCTATTGAACGTACCTTATCGATCATCAAACCTGACGCGGTTGGCGGCAATCACATCGGCGAAATTTACGACCGTTTTGAAAAAGCAGGTCTTAACATCATTGCTGCAAAAATGATTCAGCTTGATGATGAAAAAGCCGGTGGTTTTTATGCTGAGCACGCTGAGCGCCCATTTTATAACGATTTGAAATCGTTTATGACGTCAGGTCCTGTGCTTGTTTCAGTTTTAGAGGGCGAAAATGCCATTGCCAAGCACCGCGAAATCATGGGGGCAACCAACCCAGCCGATGCCGATAAAGGTACTATCCGCGCCGATTTTGCCAGCAGTATCGATGAAAACGCCGTTCACGGTTCAGACTCTGCTGACTCTGCCAAACGTGAGATCAGCTACTTCTTCAACGACGATGAAGTTTGCCCACGTAAGCGTTAA
- a CDS encoding adenylosuccinate synthase translates to MGKNVVVLGSQWGDEGKGKIVDLLTEKASAVARFQGGHNAGHTLVVDGKKTVLHLIPSGILREGVTCFIGNGVVLAPDALLKEMKNLEDNNVPVRKRLRVSPNCPLIMPYHVALDQAREAKLAGGKIGTTGRGIGPAYEDKVARRAIKLADLFRDDLPEKLRNLIEYHNFQLTQYYKVDGIDFDETLKLCQEWREELKDLVTDVTDDLDKLRREGKNLMFEGAQGTLLDIDHGTYPFVTSSSVTAGGVSTGTGIGPLYLDYVLGITKAYTTRVGSGPFPTELFDDVGAHLANVGHEFGATTGRARRCGWFDAEALRRAVVLNSMSGICLTKLDVLDGLDELLIGVGYELPETECAGAHDAEFYEAVKPKYETLQGWSESTVGITNYDDLPENAKIYIKRIEELIDCPVDIISTGPDRDETIVLRDPYDA, encoded by the coding sequence ATGGGTAAGAACGTCGTAGTTTTAGGTAGCCAATGGGGCGATGAAGGTAAAGGTAAAATCGTCGATTTGCTCACCGAAAAAGCCTCTGCGGTGGCACGATTTCAAGGCGGTCATAACGCCGGTCATACGCTGGTCGTTGACGGCAAAAAAACCGTACTTCACTTGATTCCCTCTGGTATTTTGCGCGAAGGCGTGACCTGCTTTATCGGTAACGGCGTGGTACTTGCGCCGGATGCGCTGTTAAAAGAGATGAAAAATCTTGAGGACAATAACGTTCCGGTTCGCAAGCGTTTGCGCGTGTCGCCAAACTGTCCGCTTATCATGCCGTATCATGTTGCCCTTGACCAAGCTCGCGAAGCCAAGCTTGCCGGCGGCAAAATCGGGACGACCGGTCGTGGTATCGGTCCAGCTTACGAGGACAAAGTGGCGCGCCGAGCGATTAAGCTTGCGGACTTGTTCCGTGATGACTTACCTGAAAAGTTGCGCAATTTAATTGAATACCACAATTTTCAATTGACTCAGTATTATAAAGTTGATGGTATTGATTTTGATGAGACGTTAAAACTGTGTCAAGAGTGGCGCGAAGAGTTAAAAGACTTGGTGACCGATGTCACTGACGACTTGGACAAACTGCGCCGCGAAGGCAAAAACCTCATGTTTGAAGGCGCTCAAGGCACGCTTTTAGACATTGACCACGGCACGTATCCGTTCGTGACCAGCTCAAGTGTGACCGCAGGTGGCGTGTCTACCGGAACGGGAATTGGTCCACTTTATTTAGATTACGTGCTTGGAATCACCAAAGCTTACACCACGCGCGTAGGTAGCGGACCATTCCCAACCGAGCTTTTTGACGACGTTGGTGCTCATTTGGCAAACGTGGGTCATGAGTTTGGCGCAACGACTGGTCGCGCGCGCCGCTGCGGCTGGTTTGATGCCGAAGCACTTCGCCGCGCGGTGGTGTTAAACTCTATGTCAGGAATTTGTTTGACCAAGCTTGATGTTTTGGACGGTCTTGACGAGCTGCTTATTGGCGTAGGGTATGAACTGCCTGAAACCGAATGCGCGGGCGCTCATGATGCCGAGTTTTATGAGGCGGTCAAGCCAAAGTATGAAACCTTGCAAGGTTGGAGCGAATCGACCGTTGGTATCACCAATTATGATGATTTGCCAGAAAACGCCAAAATCTATATCAAGCGTATCGAAGAGCTTATCGATTGCCCTGTGGACATCATCTCAACAGGTCCTGATCGTGATGAAACCATTGTGCTTCGCGACCCATACGACGCTTAA
- a CDS encoding ATP phosphoribosyltransferase regulatory subunit has translation MSVCSNSAQSTANQGNDFPKVERLPYSNFAREVASSWLLPDGVADVLFDDAQKQEWLRHSLIQKLICHGYQLVSPPMIEFTESLLSDASEDLKRQTFKIIDQLTGRLMGLRADITPQILRIDRHHGGQGIARYCYAGQVIHTLPSGLFGSRTPLQLGAEIFGCPKLAADIELIDMLFAMLSDLNLNAQLHIDLGHVAIFERLSLLADLSEDDSHQLMQFYANKNLPELKRLCQSLGMGDDFYALARFGHDIPKLLQTLSSAAKADAVLMAAADDLMTLKAHLENAWQCQVSIDVTELSGYHYHTGIVFNGYINNESQPLVRGGRFDNKKSQSRRAATGFSLDVSRLVNHISLNAPKIVVVDFADLQSADSGQSAALQQKMTELRGSGARVTLPLSMDDAPTKLTHRLALVKGSWQLTAVDA, from the coding sequence GTGTCTGTTTGTTCAAATTCTGCTCAATCCACCGCCAATCAAGGGAATGATTTCCCCAAAGTTGAGCGCCTTCCTTATAGCAATTTTGCCCGTGAAGTGGCAAGCAGTTGGCTGCTTCCTGATGGGGTTGCCGATGTTTTATTTGATGATGCCCAAAAGCAAGAGTGGCTGCGTCATAGCTTGATTCAAAAGCTTATTTGCCACGGCTATCAGCTGGTCAGCCCGCCGATGATTGAATTTACCGAATCGTTATTAAGCGACGCTTCAGAAGATTTAAAGCGGCAAACCTTTAAAATCATTGACCAGTTAACGGGACGATTGATGGGGCTTCGCGCTGACATCACCCCGCAGATTTTGCGAATTGATCGGCATCATGGCGGTCAAGGCATTGCGCGTTATTGCTATGCCGGTCAAGTCATCCACACCCTGCCAAGTGGGCTTTTTGGCTCAAGAACGCCGTTACAATTAGGCGCTGAAATCTTTGGTTGTCCAAAGCTTGCCGCTGACATTGAGCTGATTGATATGCTGTTTGCTATGCTCAGTGATTTAAATTTAAACGCACAGCTGCATATTGATTTGGGTCATGTGGCGATTTTTGAGCGTTTATCGTTGCTTGCTGATTTGTCAGAAGATGACAGCCATCAATTGATGCAGTTTTATGCCAATAAGAACTTGCCTGAGCTAAAACGCCTTTGCCAGTCGCTTGGTATGGGCGATGATTTTTATGCCTTAGCGCGATTTGGTCACGATATTCCAAAGCTGTTACAAACGCTATCAAGCGCTGCTAAAGCCGATGCGGTATTGATGGCGGCGGCTGATGACTTGATGACCCTAAAAGCGCATTTAGAAAATGCTTGGCAGTGCCAAGTGAGCATCGATGTCACCGAATTGTCTGGCTATCACTACCATACCGGTATTGTTTTTAATGGTTATATCAATAATGAATCGCAGCCGCTGGTTCGCGGTGGTCGCTTTGACAATAAAAAAAGCCAGTCACGACGCGCGGCAACAGGTTTTAGTTTAGATGTGAGCCGATTGGTCAATCATATTTCACTTAACGCCCCCAAAATTGTGGTTGTCGATTTTGCCGATTTGCAATCAGCCGATAGCGGGCAATCAGCCGCGCTTCAGCAAAAAATGACTGAGCTTCGCGGCTCTGGCGCTCGTGTGACCCTGCCATTAAGTATGGATGATGCGCCAACTAAATTAACGCACCGCTTGGCGTTGGTTAAGGGCAGCTGGCAGTTGACAGCGGTTGATGCTTAA
- a CDS encoding DUF2237 family protein, translated as MSQDYHPNPAINQTNVLGTALASCCFDPITGYYRNGFCHTGNHDVGQHTVCAKMTSEFLNFSASRGNDLITPLPEFNFPGLKPGDFWCICALRWVEALDFEVAPPLKLTACHESLLTLVDIETLKRFAI; from the coding sequence ATGTCGCAAGATTATCACCCCAATCCGGCAATCAATCAAACCAACGTGCTTGGCACAGCGCTTGCTAGCTGCTGCTTTGACCCAATCACCGGCTATTATCGCAATGGTTTTTGCCATACCGGCAATCATGATGTAGGTCAGCATACCGTTTGTGCCAAAATGACCAGCGAATTTTTAAACTTTTCGGCAAGTCGCGGCAATGATTTGATCACTCCGCTTCCTGAATTTAATTTTCCAGGATTAAAGCCGGGGGATTTTTGGTGCATTTGTGCGCTCAGATGGGTCGAAGCCCTTGATTTTGAAGTCGCGCCACCTTTGAAGCTGACCGCTTGCCATGAAAGCTTGCTTACCCTCGTCGATATCGAAACCCTTAAGCGCTTCGCCATTTAG